A window of Eubacteriaceae bacterium ES3 contains these coding sequences:
- a CDS encoding ABC transporter permease: protein MKLQTNIIKPLLSIVFALIFGALIIALIQQNPVEVYQVMWQGAFGSKMAIAATLVKATTLIFVGLAYGFAYKCGLVNIGIEGQLYMGALFSTYVAVYMDLPMVLHVPLALLAGFIGGAFWGGIVGFLKNRFNASEMITTVMMNYVAVYIVSALVNGPMMEEKATYPQSDIIMDSAKLIKLIPNSQLTIGLFIALAALVVYYIYWKYTPQGFRMATVGTNKDAAEYVGIPVKRMVLMAMVISGGIGGLAGSMEVLGVQHKLLEGLSAGYGFDGIAVALLGNSSAIGIFFSSILFGALRSGGNAVQMFTRLPIAVIYIIQGLVIIFVVVDQFKPFSFKKPEGLRKLLERKEVSQ, encoded by the coding sequence ATGAAACTGCAAACAAATATAATAAAACCCCTCTTATCCATTGTATTTGCGCTGATATTCGGAGCACTCATCATCGCTCTGATTCAGCAGAATCCGGTGGAAGTTTATCAGGTCATGTGGCAGGGGGCCTTTGGTTCAAAAATGGCCATTGCGGCAACACTGGTCAAAGCAACAACGCTGATTTTTGTCGGTCTGGCCTATGGATTTGCCTATAAGTGCGGCCTGGTCAATATCGGGATCGAAGGCCAGCTTTACATGGGAGCTTTGTTTTCCACATATGTCGCGGTCTATATGGATCTGCCGATGGTGCTGCATGTGCCGCTGGCACTCCTGGCAGGTTTTATCGGAGGCGCCTTCTGGGGAGGAATCGTCGGATTTTTAAAGAACCGTTTTAATGCCAGCGAAATGATCACCACAGTAATGATGAACTATGTGGCAGTGTATATCGTATCAGCCCTGGTCAACGGACCGATGATGGAAGAAAAGGCGACCTATCCCCAGTCGGACATCATCATGGACAGTGCCAAGCTGATTAAGCTGATTCCCAACAGCCAGCTGACGATTGGATTATTCATTGCTCTGGCGGCCCTGGTGGTCTATTATATCTACTGGAAATATACCCCCCAGGGATTCAGAATGGCAACAGTGGGAACCAACAAAGACGCCGCTGAATATGTGGGGATTCCGGTAAAACGGATGGTGCTGATGGCGATGGTTATTTCGGGCGGAATCGGTGGCCTGGCGGGCAGCATGGAAGTGCTGGGCGTTCAGCATAAACTGCTGGAAGGTCTGTCGGCCGGATACGGTTTTGACGGGATTGCGGTAGCTCTTCTGGGCAACAGCAGTGCCATCGGAATTTTCTTCTCCTCGATTCTGTTCGGTGCTCTTAGAAGCGGCGGAAACGCGGTTCAGATGTTCACCCGACTGCCGATTGCCGTCATCTATATCATCCAGGGACTGGTTATCATATTTGTGGTGGT
- a CDS encoding S8 family serine peptidase, producing MKKMKSIVSVALVFLIMASWFPVNSFATELTVQSTVNSDISEEQTNLNETASISEENSAESGLQIDSPEESLLTTLEAQPEPEYDESIENQIVVIYKNANESVETLDLQSGEVVAGESVSDWVDVIELKDEETAEQAIELLSQNPNVLSVEKNAVIQASSLPNDPYILDGSAWQFEKIGADKIWEDLNSADEIVVAVIDTGLNTSHPDLAGRITSGYDYVEGSSAVTDLSGHGTMVSGCVAASVNNGIGVSGSAVSANVKIAPYRTGGQYVGDKTLYISHIVAAIMAAADRSDVSVINMSFGTDTSYPTIQSSVAYAVSKGKVLVASAGNGGASANAGSYIYPASFDGVISVAATDSSDGHPSFSQYNDKVDISAPGSSVYTTTRNGLYGTATGTSFSAPIVAGAAALLMSLDETMTATDVETVLKETALDLGTVGKDNYFGYGRIQLDQAVAAVTSEKPLSGISLSQTSMTLLAGNSKGLELAYSPVNTTDNKTVSWTSSDEAVASVDTDGKVTAISAGTATITATVGSFSASCMVTVKQDLLEIGVTYQTHVQNEGWQDWVADGALSGTTGKSLRLEGIHITVDDNGADLGVSYKTHVENYGWMNWAADGALSGTTGQSLRLEGIQIELTGADADLYDIYYQVHAQNIGWLDWAKNGESSGTAGYGYRLEGIKIVVVPVGDPAPGATARPFIEK from the coding sequence ATGAAAAAAATGAAATCAATTGTGAGTGTTGCACTGGTTTTTCTAATAATGGCCAGCTGGTTTCCAGTCAACAGTTTTGCAACAGAGCTCACCGTTCAAAGTACAGTAAACAGTGACATAAGTGAAGAACAGACAAATTTGAATGAAACTGCTTCAATAAGTGAAGAAAATAGTGCTGAATCTGGTTTGCAAATTGATTCGCCCGAAGAGTCTTTACTGACAACGCTTGAAGCGCAACCGGAGCCTGAGTATGATGAATCCATAGAAAATCAGATTGTTGTTATTTATAAGAATGCCAATGAATCCGTTGAAACTCTGGACCTGCAATCTGGTGAGGTGGTAGCAGGTGAATCTGTTTCTGATTGGGTAGATGTCATTGAATTGAAAGATGAAGAAACAGCTGAACAGGCAATTGAGTTACTTTCGCAAAACCCCAATGTGTTATCGGTCGAAAAAAATGCAGTGATTCAGGCCAGCTCCTTACCCAATGATCCCTATATTCTGGATGGGTCGGCCTGGCAGTTTGAAAAAATCGGTGCCGATAAAATATGGGAAGATCTTAACAGCGCTGACGAAATTGTCGTAGCTGTCATCGATACTGGTCTTAATACCAGCCATCCAGATCTGGCGGGACGGATTACCAGCGGATATGATTATGTAGAAGGTAGTTCAGCGGTTACAGATCTATCTGGTCACGGAACGATGGTTAGTGGTTGTGTAGCTGCATCTGTCAACAATGGCATAGGTGTGTCAGGGAGTGCTGTTTCGGCCAATGTAAAAATAGCACCATACCGTACAGGTGGCCAGTATGTTGGGGACAAGACACTTTATATTTCCCATATAGTGGCGGCGATTATGGCGGCTGCCGATCGCTCAGATGTTTCAGTCATCAATATGAGCTTTGGAACCGATACATCGTATCCTACAATTCAGTCGAGTGTTGCCTACGCTGTGTCAAAAGGTAAGGTGCTGGTGGCTTCGGCAGGGAATGGAGGAGCTTCAGCCAACGCTGGTTCTTATATTTATCCGGCTTCCTTTGATGGAGTTATTTCTGTAGCAGCAACCGACAGCAGCGACGGCCATCCCAGTTTTTCACAGTATAATGATAAAGTAGATATTTCGGCACCTGGAAGTTCTGTTTACACGACAACCAGAAATGGTTTATATGGAACGGCCACTGGGACTTCTTTTTCTGCTCCTATTGTAGCCGGTGCCGCGGCCCTTCTAATGTCGCTTGATGAGACGATGACGGCGACGGATGTGGAGACTGTTTTAAAAGAGACTGCTCTGGATCTTGGAACGGTCGGTAAAGATAATTATTTCGGATATGGAAGGATTCAATTGGATCAGGCTGTAGCGGCAGTAACCTCAGAGAAACCACTGTCAGGCATCAGTCTTTCACAGACCAGTATGACTTTATTGGCGGGGAATTCAAAAGGCCTTGAGCTTGCTTACAGTCCGGTCAATACGACGGATAATAAGACTGTATCATGGACCAGCTCTGACGAGGCGGTTGCAAGTGTTGATACTGATGGTAAGGTGACGGCTATATCAGCTGGTACGGCAACCATTACCGCAACCGTCGGCAGCTTCTCAGCCTCTTGCATGGTGACAGTGAAACAAGATCTTTTAGAAATTGGGGTAACCTACCAGACCCATGTTCAAAATGAGGGCTGGCAAGACTGGGTAGCAGATGGAGCCCTTTCCGGTACAACTGGAAAGAGTCTGAGGCTGGAAGGAATTCATATCACAGTTGATGATAATGGGGCTGACCTGGGTGTTTCCTATAAAACCCATGTGGAGAATTACGGCTGGATGAACTGGGCAGCAGACGGAGCTTTATCGGGAACGACTGGTCAGTCCTTAAGGCTGGAAGGGATTCAAATAGAATTAACCGGTGCAGATGCGGACCTCTATGATATTTATTATCAGGTTCATGCCCAAAATATTGGCTGGCTGGACTGGGCTAAGAACGGTGAATCTTCAGGAACCGCTGGCTATGGCTATCGCCTTGAGGGGATTAAGATTGTCGTTGTGCCAGTAGGAGATCCGGCACCGGGAGCGACAGCTAGGCCGTTTATTGAAAAATGA